A genomic stretch from uncultured Pseudodesulfovibrio sp. includes:
- a CDS encoding indolepyruvate oxidoreductase subunit beta: MSDTQKIRIFMTGVGGQGTLTATTLLAQTVLSQGLPVTSGEIHGMAQRGGVVESTVLIGCKSPKLGHGEADILVGFEPMETMRALPYLKKGGLVVSSTEFIPPLSVAMGKQECPTIDDIKKAVAACTDHAYYMANQTIGLEAGAAQSGNIAMLGALCAAGKLPFGPEALEAAIKANLPEKIQAVNLKALELGVKTLNA; encoded by the coding sequence ATGAGCGATACCCAGAAAATACGCATATTCATGACCGGCGTGGGCGGACAGGGTACACTGACCGCCACCACCCTTCTCGCCCAGACTGTCCTGAGCCAGGGATTGCCCGTCACCTCAGGTGAGATTCACGGTATGGCCCAGCGCGGCGGCGTGGTGGAATCCACAGTACTCATCGGCTGTAAATCACCGAAGCTCGGACACGGTGAAGCTGATATTCTGGTCGGATTCGAGCCCATGGAAACCATGCGCGCTCTGCCCTACCTGAAAAAAGGCGGACTCGTGGTCTCTTCCACCGAATTCATTCCGCCCCTGTCCGTAGCAATGGGCAAGCAGGAATGTCCGACCATCGACGACATCAAGAAAGCGGTCGCTGCCTGCACCGACCATGCATATTACATGGCCAACCAGACCATCGGCCTCGAAGCCGGTGCCGCCCAGTCCGGCAACATTGCCATGCTCGGCGCATTGTGCGCCGCAGGCAAACTGCCCTTCGGCCCTGAAGCCCTGGAAGCCGCCATCAAGGCGAACCTCCCGGAAAAGATTCAGGCCGTGAACCTCAAAGCCCTGGAGCTTGGTGTTAAGACCCTTAACGCCTAG
- a CDS encoding sigma 54-interacting transcriptional regulator codes for MTSNNRDTSDLSHLTTLKLVQESLKRDIPLEESLNALLKILARDMEYVRAFMVIMDPKTENLKLSLTYSPTQVEDVTYSPGRGIIGRVFDSGESITIPRLSDDPEFLNKAFGRSEEELKKLGFICVPVINRHSDRSEVIGALSVDVPLIPAEDMAAHCQFLEVVAGIIAGHVAQLQEEMATQNHMLSQGMMNSGLETNPPKDFVAASKAMRMVLRQSNQVAPSRATALLRGESGTGKELLADAIHKASPRADKPLIKLNCAALPSELIESELFGHQKGAFTGAFQTKRGLFEVADQGTLFLDEIGELSMDAQAKVLRAIQEKEIQRVGSEQTITVDVRLICATHQPLEELLEKGLFREDLYYRINVFPIFIPPLKERREDILPLAEHFLAEFTEEYNKEVKRISTPAIELLVMYHWPGNVRELKNCMERAVLLCEEQVIRTYHLPPTLQSAESSATGTNLSFGEAVAKFEQELLIDSLKQTGGNMLQSARDLRVSYRIVNYKVKKYNIDVRKYSQSKSKSKRRNDI; via the coding sequence ATGACATCCAACAATCGAGACACCTCCGACCTCAGCCACCTGACCACGCTCAAACTGGTCCAGGAATCGCTGAAGCGGGATATCCCGCTTGAGGAGTCTTTAAACGCACTCCTGAAAATCCTCGCCCGGGATATGGAATACGTACGGGCGTTCATGGTAATCATGGACCCAAAGACCGAGAACCTGAAACTCTCGCTCACGTACAGTCCCACTCAGGTTGAAGACGTTACATATTCCCCCGGCCGAGGCATCATCGGCCGGGTGTTTGATTCCGGTGAATCCATCACCATCCCTCGCCTGTCCGACGACCCGGAATTCCTGAACAAGGCGTTTGGACGCAGCGAAGAGGAACTCAAGAAACTCGGTTTTATCTGTGTGCCGGTCATCAACCGCCATTCTGATCGTTCCGAAGTCATCGGGGCACTGTCCGTGGACGTGCCGCTCATCCCTGCTGAAGACATGGCTGCACACTGCCAGTTCCTGGAAGTGGTCGCAGGTATCATCGCGGGTCACGTTGCCCAGTTGCAGGAAGAGATGGCCACCCAGAATCACATGCTTTCGCAAGGTATGATGAACAGTGGACTCGAGACAAATCCACCCAAGGATTTCGTGGCCGCATCCAAAGCCATGCGCATGGTCCTGCGCCAGTCGAACCAGGTCGCTCCCAGCCGGGCTACGGCCCTGTTGCGCGGTGAATCCGGCACCGGCAAGGAACTGCTCGCTGATGCCATTCACAAAGCCAGCCCGCGTGCTGACAAACCGCTCATCAAGCTCAACTGCGCGGCCCTGCCCTCGGAACTTATCGAATCCGAACTTTTCGGCCATCAGAAGGGTGCCTTCACCGGGGCATTCCAGACCAAACGCGGCCTGTTCGAAGTCGCGGATCAGGGAACCCTGTTCCTCGACGAAATCGGCGAGCTTTCCATGGACGCGCAAGCCAAAGTGTTACGCGCCATTCAGGAAAAGGAAATTCAGCGCGTCGGATCCGAGCAGACCATCACCGTCGACGTGCGCCTCATCTGCGCCACTCACCAGCCGCTCGAAGAACTGCTCGAAAAGGGACTCTTCCGCGAAGATCTGTACTACCGCATCAACGTATTCCCTATCTTCATTCCCCCCCTCAAGGAACGACGCGAGGACATTCTGCCTCTGGCAGAACACTTCCTTGCCGAATTCACCGAGGAATACAACAAGGAAGTGAAGCGCATCTCCACCCCGGCCATTGAACTTCTCGTCATGTACCACTGGCCTGGAAACGTACGAGAACTCAAAAACTGCATGGAGCGCGCGGTCCTGCTCTGCGAAGAACAGGTCATCCGCACCTACCATCTCCCGCCCACTCTGCAGTCAGCGGAAAGCTCGGCTACGGGTACCAACCTTTCCTTTGGCGAGGCCGTGGCCAAGTTCGAGCAGGAACTGCTCATCGACTCACTGAAACAGACCGGCGGCAACATGCTGCAATCGGCTCGCGACCTGCGCGTCTCGTACCGAATCGTCAACTACAAAGTGAAAAAGTACAATATCGACGTGAGGAAATACTCTCAGTCGAAATCAAAATCGAAACGCAGAAACGACATATAA